A region of Candidatus Diapherotrites archaeon DNA encodes the following proteins:
- a CDS encoding carboxypeptidase regulatory-like domain-containing protein translates to MKRLFYMGLLGKLKELYYSAEDRYYSLLDALQAKGAPVYGVVDAVDRVVPSFALLLAMVLLVLVFGAAIFLQQAMPNQGVHADFAVVDLTGQGLSSVKINFIVGSAAGEAVSGADGRFSVAAGNADSIEIAVREQLVNGKTVSGFAGTFAVQAGVEQKIVLQYAGVEVPTKTIIFKAPSGERVARKGTSVRLSCRQGTLPIEVLADDDGDGKIIVENVSECIGLSATVLASGFGEETFQLPQPVNTLTLTPELLSGGVSGAGAVCGDGVCQNSEDANACANDCEGKIRETGADLAIAGKIRVTIADEKQGIVTSTNFSVRLNDFEGGLVAEKNTEYYGQAVFKGLLPGRYSVVVSDANGAYSGYSQQGIEVLPAQETAVNAVVSRNVRARLVVSAIEKGSGGRIGNAVVSVRNANGAEIGTGKTGTGGEDAIVSFFDPQANLAIVVSQDDYFYGTAGIASLSGEQNVSIELEKVTEENSGKVRVQVFDEDDVAVEGAIAKLLFENGNLAPYPARSTDANGVALWAGVKEETLYPSAYKAQAYAAPKGIAKKILKKELNEFRVRLVIGDADVEIEATDEQGAPLQNSQAEFFNMLGESIAKFDLPNGKASQKIRAGQKAFVVITSPGHVSFTTIPKTLFANTKAEFSGELPLQGGIAGPKIEFIGMLDNYRQSNAMEAGHSYIALFRLSVPAGVEGAGVHFRAGDQAGIAGENLFVGAVDIGNAAIEKGAAYNPPAGTDAENPVPQTGMPGKWANARFAPDGKEMVAEAGFEVVVKSSTPAFSPLPMHYRAWTASGDSYSRMPADTELGAARETASKKELYAKTFDLSDFQEGVLVRCDSDFCYAGEKVLDLRENLFLDPPYDIIVFAPYEVSFIIRNNSDAEFAQPALSISSVDSRNAEDNGIAIEGYSVLDTQSNIVENANFNASKISAIPLPNFSKGKSVLVKLRIRGSKVQANSLETKIFSAGQTLFREKIGFRTRKNESLVLSAEPDKLHAFEEKDILVTVKDRQGKLLENVLLKARKRLADGTETMLSCISGNNCLSDGQGKAVFHLPASSPSTQIVFEAEKIGYWQDAQLKLVVSDEIIAFEPESLASGVNSRNRTEEIIQETLTMKNFSGAELGLAEAGLSGKNSRFFALLDYTSMLSFLRAKTGVDSGNGLKLAGLEEKEVSGIIKTKIISPLLIAKNESVDGQALFTFENAAFAKTYDVQLPLKVAISLGDVPATPCVSIDNPDWVDFTDNGKTDGHISSITNNCEIDGTPIALDGLKFSYQPNSGGHLGDVSLSLKDGTGREIGLYALPPNVPIGVLEKIPAGQSVSASLVFTSKLGAENNDAGFDIQVNGLLKSEHGFDETQATRDFSGRISLVNLSTCISYSPENGRRELADNPGTPFFDPTGEITVSIENCPNISQPVRIRLCYQDGRCSGGTEGGLSLSEKDFELVPGPNTNHKTIKVDGDRDIAGVYGINVYGNFASRAPKKLRKDDILVFNPAHWENGRPWAGMGYFSMDRYDLKVFPGSEDKTALYNNAYIEQVKVRADGCVWKDLQNTDRAKFRSYVKTAALIATSIQVSVTVTALLSIGLGVSIGGVTAALAGGTTAATIGTSFAINIAIGVIAYFAVMLLADLFFSCHDVHAVNTLPAFVINLGGSTSLKDPSLKVPPDTSDDMLSVSGFDGKIKPEWNFREGRDGLFETQEIDFSNQGYGSDLPEYGILTVSANEHVHGDFRHDNENGSHGTGDDSYDIECSSGTLAEYNIGDSPEQGSCNGISTRTYSQKFHIRVQTKELQQWQPVQLSNNVFACNANGRTGEGALPKVNLNWKWTTDGSDNINAESCDADNPDGIYCDATQFSIALTQKMQFLREFFDANPVFFCPVNPEYKVRQGVAEENTRTASQKDVPAGKIGLQRLRYDKDENDNFKFTVEVFNRTSEDRTVKVHFRLRGTEGNAVSGDEEKEISVARNSSAELGFDGNALGKSGHPFIAYALFAPGFVNALPASDATHYSTDNLQLLFWNFSPPADEECWLKNTTYEVMPGVSGVEAFFDRDLETFGELINADQQEPNWTEHVPDKETLRKLLRPRVNLIRDGYSDDFQKDFAEFYAHKTFYNTPSYFDSDGTGKFADYFADTDRLDFQYTTSSDKLPDAGTYDAQAWIDFGDGWKFFGPDGKPKAKILVKFYYKGYPEPQSTFYYLPFDGKVGVGTSNGRQGYGLNYLNSGQAVKISTENSQDIIETKPIENSDAMTLLRTKIEADPAKINGLADTRGALLSVRRATGTDKEMTFSPNYATPVVMKMSSDKTDGSRLSAYYQLFQAGQPKTLGTVFAYWAGMSNCKDFSGDFASNVFWDRPDRKGNSSDPVPGAENAYAVDWQSAEKKGNVFLKTVVFTPANSNYVLKALSPGDGTLSFTTMNSETGTTVNLNGLGGMKKNNLASNGTVQELNDLFRMVGDQTVCLSDSGDKSVFYWNALKLFEENGAGGKSVEGFESGLSAGNTCIS, encoded by the coding sequence ATGAAAAGGCTGTTCTACATGGGCTTGCTTGGAAAACTGAAAGAACTCTATTATTCGGCGGAAGACAGGTATTATTCCCTGCTTGACGCATTGCAGGCGAAGGGCGCGCCTGTTTACGGCGTTGTTGACGCGGTCGACAGGGTTGTGCCGTCGTTTGCATTGCTGCTGGCAATGGTTTTGCTTGTTCTAGTGTTCGGCGCGGCCATTTTTTTGCAGCAGGCAATGCCAAATCAGGGCGTTCACGCGGATTTTGCGGTTGTTGACCTGACCGGACAGGGCCTGTCAAGTGTGAAAATCAATTTCATTGTTGGAAGCGCTGCCGGCGAAGCTGTTTCCGGCGCAGATGGCAGGTTTTCAGTGGCGGCAGGAAATGCTGACAGCATTGAAATTGCCGTGAGGGAACAGCTTGTGAACGGCAAAACCGTTTCAGGTTTCGCCGGCACGTTTGCGGTTCAGGCCGGCGTGGAACAGAAAATCGTCCTGCAATATGCCGGCGTGGAAGTTCCAACTAAGACGATAATTTTCAAGGCCCCAAGCGGCGAGCGCGTTGCAAGAAAGGGCACAAGCGTCAGGCTTTCATGCAGGCAGGGCACTCTGCCCATAGAAGTTTTGGCGGACGACGACGGCGACGGAAAAATAATCGTTGAAAACGTTTCAGAGTGCATCGGTCTCTCCGCGACTGTGCTTGCGTCCGGCTTTGGCGAGGAAACATTCCAATTGCCCCAGCCCGTCAACACTCTCACCTTGACACCAGAGCTCTTGTCCGGCGGCGTGAGCGGGGCGGGCGCGGTTTGCGGTGACGGCGTATGCCAGAACAGCGAGGACGCAAACGCGTGCGCAAATGACTGCGAGGGAAAAATCCGCGAAACCGGGGCGGACTTGGCGATTGCGGGAAAAATCCGGGTGACGATAGCGGATGAAAAGCAAGGCATTGTCACGTCAACGAATTTTTCGGTGCGGCTAAATGATTTCGAAGGCGGGCTGGTCGCGGAAAAAAACACGGAATATTATGGACAGGCAGTCTTCAAGGGCCTCCTGCCGGGCAGGTATTCTGTTGTTGTTTCGGATGCGAACGGCGCGTATTCCGGCTATTCTCAGCAGGGCATTGAAGTCCTGCCAGCACAGGAAACGGCCGTGAATGCGGTTGTTTCAAGGAACGTGCGCGCCAGACTCGTTGTTTCAGCAATTGAAAAAGGTTCGGGCGGCAGGATTGGAAATGCAGTTGTTTCCGTGCGCAATGCAAACGGCGCTGAAATAGGCACGGGAAAAACCGGCACAGGCGGCGAAGACGCAATCGTTTCATTCTTCGACCCGCAGGCAAACCTGGCAATCGTGGTTTCGCAGGACGACTATTTTTACGGCACGGCAGGCATTGCCTCGCTCAGCGGCGAGCAGAACGTTTCAATCGAACTGGAAAAAGTCACGGAGGAAAACTCCGGAAAGGTGAGGGTGCAGGTTTTCGACGAGGACGATGTTGCGGTCGAAGGCGCGATTGCAAAGCTGTTGTTTGAAAACGGGAATCTCGCGCCGTATCCCGCGCGTTCAACCGACGCCAACGGCGTTGCATTGTGGGCGGGAGTGAAAGAGGAAACGCTTTACCCTTCGGCGTACAAGGCGCAGGCATACGCCGCGCCGAAAGGGATTGCCAAAAAAATCCTGAAAAAGGAGCTGAACGAATTCAGGGTAAGGCTGGTCATAGGCGATGCCGATGTTGAAATCGAGGCAACTGATGAACAAGGCGCGCCGCTCCAAAACTCGCAGGCCGAATTCTTCAACATGCTCGGAGAAAGCATTGCAAAATTTGATCTGCCAAACGGAAAGGCTTCGCAGAAAATAAGGGCGGGGCAGAAAGCCTTTGTGGTCATAACCTCGCCCGGCCATGTTTCTTTCACGACAATCCCGAAAACGCTTTTCGCAAACACCAAGGCGGAATTTTCCGGCGAACTGCCACTGCAAGGCGGCATTGCCGGACCAAAAATCGAATTCATTGGAATGCTTGACAATTACAGGCAAAGCAATGCAATGGAAGCAGGCCATTCGTACATTGCATTGTTTCGCCTGAGCGTTCCCGCAGGCGTTGAAGGCGCCGGCGTCCATTTCAGGGCAGGCGACCAGGCAGGAATTGCCGGCGAAAACCTTTTCGTAGGCGCAGTGGACATAGGAAACGCGGCAATTGAAAAGGGCGCAGCTTACAATCCTCCGGCGGGCACTGATGCGGAAAATCCCGTGCCGCAGACAGGCATGCCCGGAAAATGGGCGAACGCAAGGTTTGCACCGGACGGAAAAGAAATGGTGGCTGAAGCCGGCTTTGAAGTCGTGGTGAAAAGTTCCACGCCCGCGTTCTCGCCGCTGCCAATGCATTACAGGGCGTGGACTGCCAGCGGAGACTCTTACAGCAGGATGCCTGCCGACACCGAGTTGGGGGCCGCGCGTGAAACCGCGTCAAAAAAAGAGCTGTACGCGAAAACGTTTGACTTGAGCGATTTCCAGGAAGGTGTGCTGGTCCGCTGTGATTCCGATTTCTGCTATGCCGGCGAAAAAGTCTTGGACCTCCGCGAAAACCTTTTCCTCGATCCGCCGTACGACATCATTGTTTTCGCGCCATACGAGGTTTCGTTCATAATCAGGAACAACTCGGATGCGGAGTTTGCACAGCCCGCGCTTTCAATTTCAAGCGTTGATTCCAGGAACGCGGAGGACAACGGCATTGCAATCGAAGGCTATTCTGTTCTTGACACGCAGTCAAACATTGTCGAAAATGCGAACTTCAACGCATCCAAAATAAGTGCAATCCCCCTGCCAAACTTTTCAAAGGGAAAAAGCGTGCTCGTGAAATTGCGGATACGCGGCAGCAAGGTGCAGGCGAACTCGCTTGAAACAAAAATCTTTTCCGCGGGACAGACACTGTTCAGGGAAAAAATCGGCTTCCGGACAAGGAAAAACGAGTCGCTTGTCCTGTCAGCCGAACCTGACAAATTGCACGCATTCGAGGAAAAAGACATTCTTGTGACGGTGAAAGACCGCCAGGGGAAGCTGCTGGAGAACGTGCTGTTGAAGGCGAGGAAAAGGCTTGCCGACGGAACCGAAACAATGCTTTCATGCATTTCAGGCAACAACTGCCTGAGCGATGGCCAGGGAAAAGCCGTGTTCCATCTGCCGGCAAGCTCGCCATCGACGCAAATTGTTTTCGAAGCCGAAAAAATCGGCTACTGGCAGGACGCGCAATTGAAGCTCGTGGTTTCGGATGAAATAATCGCATTCGAGCCTGAAAGCCTCGCGTCAGGCGTGAACTCGCGGAACAGGACGGAGGAAATAATACAGGAAACCCTGACCATGAAAAATTTTTCCGGCGCCGAACTGGGGCTTGCTGAGGCAGGCCTGTCCGGAAAAAATTCCAGGTTCTTTGCACTGCTCGACTACACTTCAATGCTTTCGTTCCTGCGCGCTAAAACCGGCGTGGACTCCGGCAATGGCCTGAAACTTGCGGGCCTCGAGGAAAAAGAGGTTTCAGGCATAATCAAAACCAAAATCATTTCACCTCTGCTCATCGCCAAAAACGAGAGCGTGGACGGCCAGGCGCTTTTCACTTTCGAGAACGCGGCGTTCGCAAAAACCTATGACGTGCAACTGCCGCTGAAAGTTGCGATTTCCCTCGGCGACGTTCCCGCAACGCCATGCGTTTCAATCGACAACCCCGACTGGGTTGACTTCACGGACAACGGGAAAACCGACGGGCACATCTCCAGCATAACCAACAACTGCGAAATCGACGGCACGCCGATTGCCCTGGACGGATTGAAGTTTTCGTACCAGCCCAACAGCGGCGGCCATCTCGGCGACGTTTCACTTTCATTGAAGGACGGCACGGGAAGGGAAATCGGATTGTACGCATTGCCGCCGAACGTGCCCATCGGCGTGCTTGAAAAAATTCCGGCCGGGCAAAGCGTTTCCGCAAGCCTTGTCTTCACTTCAAAGCTCGGCGCGGAAAACAATGATGCGGGATTCGACATTCAGGTTAACGGCCTGCTAAAATCCGAGCACGGCTTCGACGAAACCCAGGCAACAAGGGATTTCAGCGGAAGAATCAGCCTTGTCAACCTTTCAACTTGCATCAGCTATTCTCCGGAAAACGGCAGGCGCGAACTCGCCGACAATCCAGGCACGCCATTCTTCGATCCCACCGGCGAAATCACGGTTTCAATTGAAAACTGCCCGAACATAAGCCAGCCGGTGCGGATAAGGCTGTGCTACCAGGACGGAAGATGCTCAGGCGGAACCGAAGGCGGCCTGAGCCTGTCAGAAAAAGACTTCGAACTGGTGCCGGGCCCGAACACAAATCACAAGACAATAAAGGTCGACGGCGACCGCGACATAGCCGGGGTTTACGGCATAAACGTTTACGGAAATTTCGCTTCAAGGGCGCCCAAAAAACTGCGCAAGGACGATATCCTTGTATTCAACCCGGCGCACTGGGAAAACGGCAGGCCTTGGGCGGGCATGGGCTACTTTTCAATGGACCGGTACGACCTGAAAGTTTTCCCCGGCAGCGAGGACAAGACAGCGCTGTACAACAACGCGTACATCGAACAGGTCAAGGTGCGCGCTGACGGCTGCGTGTGGAAGGATTTGCAGAACACTGACAGGGCAAAGTTCAGGAGCTATGTTAAAACCGCCGCCCTGATTGCGACAAGCATCCAGGTAAGCGTTACTGTAACCGCCTTGCTTTCCATCGGACTCGGCGTTTCAATCGGGGGAGTGACGGCCGCGCTTGCAGGCGGGACAACCGCGGCAACGATTGGAACATCGTTCGCGATAAACATTGCAATCGGAGTCATCGCATACTTTGCGGTCATGTTGTTGGCAGACCTGTTCTTTTCATGCCATGACGTTCATGCAGTGAACACGCTTCCGGCATTCGTCATAAACCTGGGCGGCTCGACCTCGCTGAAAGACCCTTCGCTGAAAGTGCCGCCCGACACATCAGACGACATGCTTTCTGTGAGCGGTTTCGATGGAAAAATAAAGCCGGAATGGAATTTCAGGGAAGGGCGGGATGGATTATTCGAAACCCAGGAAATAGACTTTTCAAACCAAGGCTACGGGTCGGATTTGCCGGAATACGGCATCCTCACAGTCTCGGCGAATGAGCACGTGCACGGCGACTTCAGGCATGACAATGAAAACGGAAGCCATGGAACGGGCGATGACTCGTATGACATCGAATGCAGCAGCGGAACGCTCGCCGAATACAACATAGGCGATTCGCCCGAACAGGGAAGCTGCAATGGCATTTCAACGCGCACGTATTCGCAGAAATTCCACATCCGCGTGCAAACCAAGGAATTGCAGCAATGGCAGCCCGTTCAGTTAAGCAACAACGTGTTCGCATGCAACGCAAACGGAAGGACGGGCGAAGGGGCCTTGCCTAAAGTCAACCTCAACTGGAAGTGGACAACGGATGGAAGCGACAACATCAATGCGGAAAGCTGTGATGCAGACAATCCGGATGGCATTTACTGCGACGCAACGCAGTTCAGCATTGCATTGACGCAGAAAATGCAGTTCCTGCGCGAATTCTTCGACGCGAACCCGGTATTTTTTTGCCCGGTCAACCCCGAATACAAAGTAAGGCAGGGCGTGGCCGAGGAAAACACCCGCACTGCAAGCCAAAAGGACGTGCCTGCCGGAAAAATCGGCCTGCAGAGACTGCGCTACGACAAGGACGAAAACGACAATTTCAAATTCACGGTCGAGGTGTTCAACAGGACTTCGGAGGACAGGACAGTAAAAGTGCATTTCCGTTTGCGCGGAACCGAAGGAAACGCGGTGTCAGGGGACGAGGAAAAGGAGATCAGCGTTGCAAGGAACAGCTCAGCGGAACTCGGATTCGACGGGAACGCATTGGGAAAATCCGGGCACCCGTTCATTGCATACGCGTTGTTTGCACCCGGTTTCGTGAACGCACTGCCGGCAAGCGACGCAACGCATTACTCAACAGACAACCTGCAACTGCTGTTCTGGAATTTTTCCCCTCCTGCGGACGAGGAATGCTGGCTGAAGAACACGACATACGAAGTGATGCCCGGAGTTTCCGGAGTAGAGGCGTTCTTTGACCGCGACCTGGAAACATTCGGAGAACTCATAAACGCCGACCAGCAGGAACCCAACTGGACGGAGCACGTTCCCGACAAGGAAACCCTCAGGAAACTGCTCAGGCCAAGAGTCAACCTGATAAGGGACGGTTATTCGGACGATTTCCAGAAGGATTTCGCGGAATTCTACGCGCACAAGACATTCTACAACACGCCCAGCTATTTCGATTCCGATGGAACGGGAAAGTTTGCGGACTACTTTGCTGACACTGACAGGCTTGACTTCCAATACACTACAAGCTCCGACAAACTGCCCGATGCAGGCACGTATGACGCACAGGCCTGGATCGACTTCGGCGACGGCTGGAAATTCTTCGGCCCGGACGGAAAGCCCAAGGCAAAAATCCTTGTGAAATTCTATTACAAGGGCTATCCTGAACCGCAATCGACATTCTATTATCTGCCGTTCGACGGAAAGGTCGGGGTCGGCACAAGCAATGGCAGGCAGGGCTATGGCCTGAACTATTTGAACAGCGGCCAAGCCGTGAAAATCTCGACTGAAAACTCGCAGGACATAATCGAAACAAAGCCGATTGAAAACTCGGATGCAATGACATTGCTGAGGACAAAAATCGAGGCCGACCCGGCAAAAATCAACGGCCTTGCTGACACGCGCGGAGCACTGCTATCAGTCAGGCGCGCAACCGGGACTGACAAAGAGATGACATTCTCGCCGAATTATGCAACACCGGTTGTAATGAAAATGTCTTCCGACAAAACGGATGGAAGCAGGCTCTCGGCCTACTACCAGTTGTTCCAGGCCGGCCAGCCGAAAACCCTTGGCACGGTTTTCGCGTACTGGGCCGGAATGTCGAACTGCAAGGACTTCTCAGGCGACTTTGCTTCAAACGTTTTCTGGGACAGGCCCGACAGGAAAGGAAATTCCTCGGACCCGGTTCCGGGCGCCGAAAACGCTTACGCGGTCGACTGGCAGAGCGCGGAAAAGAAGGGAAACGTTTTCCTCAAAACCGTTGTCTTTACGCCCGCGAACTCGAACTATGTGCTGAAGGCGCTTTCTCCAGGAGACGGAACGCTTTCGTTCACGACAATGAACAGCGAAACCGGCACGACCGTGAACCTGAACGGCTTGGGCGGGATGAAGAAAAACAATCTCGCATCAAATGGCACGGTGCAGGAGCTCAACGACCTGTTCAGAATGGTCGGAGACCAGACTGTTTGCCTTTCGGATTCCGGCGACAAAAGCGTTTTCTACTGGAATGCGCTCAAACTGTTCGAGGAAAATGGTGCAGGCGGGAAAAGCGTCGAGGGCTTCGAGTCGGGGCTGTCAGCCGGGAATACGTGCATAAGCTGA